The nucleotide sequence CAGATAACCCTGCTCGACAAAACCGCCGCTGAGTTGCTGGTAATGCTGGCGTTCGGCCAGATAGGCCTGACGCAGACGATACCAGGGCAGGCCCGGATGCAGGTGATGCACCAGATGGTAATTCAGGTTGAGAAACAACAGCCGCCACGGCCAGGCGGCTTCGTTCAGCACCGAGCGGGCTGCCGCATCCGGCACCGCCCGGTGCTCGTAAAAGGAACGTACCATGGCCAGCGCCAGTGCGGGATAGGCAATGCACAACAGGTAATACCCCGGCGCGATACCGTGCTGGCGCAGCCACAGCAGCAACAGGCCCAGCAAGAGCAGATGGCTGCTCCACACCAGCAGCTGTTGCCGCTGGCCGCTACGTACCGCAGCGCGCAGCGTGGCCAGCCAGCCCAGGGCCGGCCCCAGCAGCAAGCGCCCCCGCCGGCAAGGTGGCGTGGTAGTAGGTTTCCGGGTCCACCCCCGGCAGAGTCAGGCTTTCATCATGGTGATGGGCCAGATGGCTGTCACGATAGACCGCATAGGGATACCACACTGCCAGCGGCAGCAGGCCGAACCAGGCATTGAGCCAGCCATGGCGGGTGGGATGACCGTGAATCAGCTCGTGCTGCAGCGACATATACCAACTGGTAAAGACAATCAGCAGCGGCGTGGCCAGCCATGGCCCCAGCTGTCGCCACAGCGCCGCCGTGCCGAACCAGCCGCCATAGATGACGGCGATGAGCAGCCAGGTGGGCAGCTCCAGCCGCGCCAGCCAGGCCCGCGCCCCGGACTGCCCGGCAGGTACAGACGGCGCAGTGTCCCCATCCCGCAGGTCGGGAATGGCAGAACCTTCGCGATAGAGGCGGCCGGAATGCAAACCGGCATGTTGCAATGAGCAATACATGAGGCGGCTCCTTGAATGAGCCGACCACTATAGTGTTGCGCCCGCCGCCGCCAAACCAAGAAAAAATGACAAGCATTGCAGAAAAACGCCAGCAGTCAGCGGGGCGGGGATGGCGGGCTGACCCGCCCACGCGACTGCTGCGCGGAAGGGGCAGCCGCCTACCGCCGCCGCAGAGCTTGTTCACGATTTAGCGAACGAAGGGTCAGACAAGGCGAAAGGGCGTGAAAAAGCACAATGGACAGGGAGTCCATGCGCATCTTGAACGACATTTCAATGCAGGATCACCCGAGTATCGCAGATCGTGAACCCGCTCTCAGCTCTTGGGCAGGCCGGGCGGATTGGTGCGCGAGGTACTGATGGCCTCGGCCCCCAGGCCCCAGCGGTTGAGCACCTTGGCGTAATTGCCGTTGGCGATCTGGGCATTGATGATCTGGGTAATCACCGGTGCCAGCCCGGAGCCCTTGCGGGTGGTGACGGCGATATCGGCAGTCAGCGGCCAGCCGCCGGAAAAGGTGCCGGACAGCTTGACCTTGCCATCGCGGGCAGCCTCAAAGGCATAGAAGGCATTCGGCCCCAGATAGGCATCGGCCCGTCCGGACTGGATGGCCAGCCGCTCCACCGCGTCATCGTCGTAATACTGCACATCCACCGGCTTGAGGCCGGCCGCCACGTTCTGCTTGTTCCATTGCAGCAGGATCTGTTCCTGGTTGGTGCTGGCACCGACCACCACTCTCAGCCCGGCCACGTCCTTGGGTTCACGGATTTTCAAGGGGCTGCCGGCCTTGACGTAGATGCCGAGCAAATCCTTGCGATAGGTGGAGAAATCAAATTTCTCCTTGCGCGCCTCGGTGACCGTGACATTGGAAATCACCGCATCGTATTTGCCGGACTGCAAACCCAGCGGCCAGTCGGCCCAGGCGACATTGACGATTTCCAGCTTGCGCCCCAGGCCGTCGGCCACCAGCTGGGCGATATCCGGGTCGGCACCGATCAGGGTTTTGGTGTCGTTGGCAAAGCCGCCCAGCGGCAGGCGGGCGCTGGCCAGCGCCACCACGAAGGTTTTCTCCTTGGCAAAGCGGGCATCCTTGGGCAGTTGCTGGATGGCCGCCGGCAGCGGTTTGGCACGCGGCCGCGCCTTTTGCTCGGCGCTCAGGTCAACCTGCACGGCGGCTTGGGCCAGCCACGGGGCCAGCAAGACCAGGCCCAGGCCGGTCAACAGGGTGCGGCGTGTCCAGTAAGGGGAATGGCTCATGATGATTTCCTCAGGGTGGTGATGGTGTGTGGGTATAAGGGTTTGCGTTGGCCGGGCTACAGCACCCGGGCCAGAAATTCACGGGTGCGCTGCTGGCGCGGCTGGCGCAGCAGCTGCTCGGGATGGCCGCTCTCCACGATGCGACCCTGCTCCATGAACACCACGGTGTCGGCCACTTCGCGGGCAAAGCCGATTTCATGGGTGACGATGATCAGCGTGGTGCCGGAACGGGCCAGCTCCTTGATCACGTCCAGCACTTCCTGCACCAGCTCCGGGTCCAGGGCCGAGGTCGGCTCGTCAAACAACAGCACCTTGGGCCGCAGCGCCAGCGCACGGGCAATGGCCACCCGCTGCTGCTGGCCACCGGACAGCTGGCGCGGCCAGGCATCGGCCTTGTCGGCCAGACCGACACGCTGCAACAGCTGGCGCGCCTGCTGTTCGGCCTGCGCCCGGCTCAGGCCGCGCACGGCCAGCGGTGCTTCGATCAGGTTTTGCAAGACGGTGAGATGGGGAAACAGATTGAAGTTCTGGAACACCATGCCCACCTCGATGCGGCGTTGCAGGATGTCCTTTTCCTTCAGTTCATGCAGGGTGCTGCCCTGCTGGCGATAGCCAATCAGCTCGCCGTCGATGGCGATGAAACCGCTGTCCACGCGCTCCAGATGGTTGATGCTGCGCAGCAGGGTGGACTTGCCGGAGCCGGAAGGCCCGATGATGACCGTGACGCTGCCGGCGGCAACATCCAGCGATACCTCGTCCAGCACGGTCAGGCTGCCAAAGCGCTTGCTCACGCCATGGATGGCCACCGCACCACCGGCTGCCGCGGCCAGACTGGCACCATCTGCACTCGCCGCGACGGCAGCAGGGACGGTGGCCGCAGCCGGCGGCTGGCCACGCCAGCGCTGCCACAGCGACTGCGGCTGCTGACGCAGCGCACCACGGGCATAGCGTCGCTCCACCTGCACCTGCACCACCGACAGCACGGTGAGGATGATCAGGTACCACACGGTAGCCACCATCAACAGCGGAATCACTTCCAGATTGCGGTGGTAGATTACCTGGATGGTGTAGAACAATTCCGGCAGCGCCAGGATGTAGACATTGGCCGTGCCCTTGGCCAGACCGATGATGTCGTTGAAAGCGGTAGGCAGGATGGTACGCATGGCTTGCGGCAGCACGATGCCGAAAATCTGCCGCCGGCGCGGCAGGCCCAGTGCGGCGGCCGCCTCCAGCTGCCCCTGGTCCACCGACAGGATGCCGCCGCGAATGATTTCCGCCGAAAACGCCGCCTGGTTCAGGCTCAGGCCCAGCACGGCCGCCGTGAAGGGGCTGATCAGTTCGGTGGTGGCATAGCTGAACCAGTTGATGCCGGTGTAGGGCACACCGATATTGATGGTTTCGTACAGATAACCCAGGTTGTTGAGGATCAGCAGCAGCACGATCAGCGGTATCGAGCGGAACAGCCAGATATAGCTCCACGACAGGCTGGACAGCAGCGGCGAGCGCGATACCCGCGCCAGCGCCAGCACCGTGCCCAGCAGCGAACCCAGCACGGTGCCAACCGCCGTCAGCCACAAGGTGCGTCCCAGCCCTTCCAGTACCGGCGCAGCCAGAAACCATTCGGCGAACACGCCCCAGCCCCAGCGCGGATTGCTTGCCACCGAGCCGATGATGGCAGCCAGCAGCAGCAAGGCGACGATGCTGCCGGCCATGCGGGCCGGATAGCGGGCCGGCACGATGCGCAGCCCGGCATAGCGGTTGCTGCCGCTCGCCTCCGCTGCGGCATGGTCGCTGGCCTGCCGTGGCAGCGGGTGGGGGTGACTGAAGGCGATGTCGCCGACTTCGGTGATTTCACTCATGATGTCTTATCCTGTGCAATAGCCGTGGTGGGTGGTCGGCAAGCCAGTTAAACGGGGTTCAGACGGCGATGCCGGCCAGTTGCGTCCAATGCGCGGCGGGTACTGCCGCACTGGCCAGCCGTGGCAAAGCCTTGGTAAACGGCAAGGTGCGCAGGGCTTCCAGATCGCCATCCTGGTCAAACTGCGCCTGATAGCCATGGCGCAGATACAGCCCCACCGCCTCCGGCTGACGGCAGCCGGTGGTGAGGTAGATGTGGCGATAGCCCTGACGCTGGCTTTGCGCTTCCAGCTCCTGCAACACCAGCCCGGCCAGCCCCTGCCGGCGGTACTGGCTGTGGGTCCAGATGCGCTTGAACTCGGCGGTGTGCTCATCCAGCCGCTTGAAGGCCCCGCCGGCAATTGCCTGGCCCTGGCGCAGCAGCAGCAAGAAGTTGCCATGCGGCGGGGCAAAGGTTGCCGGCGGGTAGCGCCGCATTTCCGCCGCTGCACCGCCCGGATCAAACAGGTCGCCGTAGCGCGCGTCGTATTCCTGCGTCAGCTCGGCCAGCATCACGCTGGCACGTGGATCGGTGGTGGTGGTGTAAACAAAGTAGTCACGCATGCTGTGCATCCCGGTCATGCGGTGCGGCAAGGGCAGGCGCGTAGCCTGGTGCGGACAACACCGGCAGGTAGTGCTCGGCCAGCCCGGCCCAGTAGGCGGCCGCCACGGGCAGGATTTCGTCATTGAAGTCGTAACGCGGGCTGTGCAGCGAGGCCGTGTCGCCATTGCCGAAAAACAGGAAGCTGCCCGGCCGTGCCTGCAACATGAAGGCAAAATCCTCGCTGGCGGTGCGCGGGCGAAAGTCTGCCGCCACCCGCTGGCTGCCCAGCGTGGCATGGGCCACCGCGCTGGCGAAGGCGGTTTCGCGGGCGTGGTTGCATACCGGTGGGAAACCCAGCCGGTAATCCACCTCGGCCACGGCACCAAAGCTGGCGGCCTGCGCCTGCACCAGTGCCGGCACCCGCTGCTGCAGCAGGCTGCGCACTTCCGGGCGGAAGGTGCGGGCCGTCAGCTTCAGCTCCACGCTGTCCGGTATCACATTGGAGGCATGGCCGCCGTGGATGCTGCCCACGGTGAGCACGCCCATGTCCAGCGGGTCGACATTGCGCGCCACGATGCTTTGCAAGGCGGTGATGACATGGGCGCTCACCAGCACCGGGTCTACCGTGGTATGCGGCTCGGCCCCATGCCCACCCTTGCCATGCACCGTGATATGCGCCTGATCGACCGAGGCCATGGCCGGGCCTTCGATGCAGCCGATATGGCCGCAACTGACACCGGGCCAGTTGTGCAGGCCAAACACGGCATCGCAGGGAAAGCGCTCGAACAGCCCCTCCTCTATCATGCGGCGTGCGCCGGAGCCGGTTTCTTCCGCCGGCTGGAAAATCAGCTGCAAGGTGCCGTCAAACTGCCCTTCCAGCGCCAGAAAGCGGGCAGCGGCCAGCAGGATGGCGGTGTGGCCATCGTGCCCGCAGGCATGCATCACCCCGGCGTTCTGGCTGGCATAGGGCAAGCCGGTGGCCTCCTGGATGGGCAGCGCATCCATGTCGGCACGCAGCCCCAGCGACTTGCCCCCGGTGCCGCGCCGCAGCGTGCCCACCACCCCGGTGCCGGCAATGCCGGTGCTCACCTGATAGCCCCATGCGCGCAGCAGGTCCGCCACCTTGCCGGCGGTGCGGAATTCGGCAAAAGCCAGTTCCGGGTGCTGGTGCAGCTCGTGACGCAGCGCCACGAACTGCGGGTTGGCCAGGGCGATGGCGGCGTGAATCTGTTCGCTGCGCGCCGTCAGCTGCGATGACAAGGAACTGGACATCAGGCGACCTGCTGTTCGGTCTGGCCTGCCACTGGCTGGTAGCGGCTGGGCTTGCGTGGCAAGCCCAGGTGATCGCGCAGGGTGTGGCCCTGCAGCTCGCGCTGGAAGCGCCCGCTGGCTTCCAGCACCGGCAGTACATGGGTGATGAAGTCGTCCAGCCCCTCGGCCACCACCGGGAAGCCCAGGATGAAACCGTCGGCCGCGCCTTCGTCCACCCAGCGGATGATTTCCGCTGCCACTTTTTCGCCACTGCCGACAAAATTGCTGCGCGGCGTGGCCACTTCCAGCGCGACCTGGCGCAGGGTCAGGCCATGCTCGCGGGCGCGCGCCTTGATCTGGTCGGTGGTGGAACGGAAGCTGTTGCGGCCAATGTCACCCAGCTCCGGGAAGGCCTCGTCCAGCGGGTACTGGCTAAAGTCGTGGTGGTCGAAGAAGCGGCCCAGATAAGCCAGCGCATCGTCGATGGTGAGCAGTTGCTGGATGAGGCGGAACTTGGCTTCAGCCTCGGCATCGGTGGCGGCCACGACCGGCGCGATGCCGGGGAAGATCTTCACCGCCTCGGCCGGACGGGCATGCAACACGGCGCTGGTTTTCACCTTGCGCAGGAAATCGCGGGTTTCTTCGATGGACGGCGCATGGGTGAACACCGCGTCGGCATACTTGCCGGCCAGGCCGATGCCGGCATCAGACGAGCCGGCCTGGAAAATCACCGGCTGGCCTTGCGGCGAGCGGCTGATATTCAGCGGCCCGGCCACCTGGAAGAAACGACCCTTGTGGTTGAGGGTGTGCAGCTTGTCCTTGGAGAAGAACTGGCCGGTTGCACGGTTACGCGGCAGCGCGTCGTCGTCCCAGCTATCCCACAAGCCCTGGGTCACTTGCAGGTATTCGTCGGCGATTTCATAGCGCAGCGCATGTTCCGGATGCGGGCGGCTGTAATTGAGCGCCGTACCCTCCAGCGGCGTGGTCACCACATTCCAGCCGGCGCGGCCGCCGCTGATCAGGTCGAGCGAGGCAAACTGGCGCGCCACAGTAAACGGGTCGCTGTACGAGGTGGACACGGTGCCGGCCAGGCCGATCTTGCGGGTCACGCTGGCCAGCGCCGACAGAATGGAGATCGGCTCGAAACGGTTGAGAAAATGCGGAATCGACTGCTCGTTGATGTAGAGGCCGTCGGCGACAAAGGCAAAGGCGATGCCGTTATGTTCGGCCTTCTGCACGGTATCGATATAGAACTGCAGGTTGACGCTGGCATCTGCCGGGCCACTGGGGTGTTTCCAGGCGTGCATGTGGCCGCCCGCACCGTGCAGCATGATGCCAAATGTAATGGGTTTGCTCATGTTCAACTCCAACAATGTCGGTAAGGAAGATCAGGCCGCCAGCGGCTCGCGCGCCTCGGCCAGCAGGGAGATCGAAGCGCGGCGCAGGGCAAACTGCGCCACCGGGATGTCGATGATGAATTCGCGGATGCCGTAGCTCTGGTGCAGCGAGTCCAGCTCGGCGCGCACATCGCCGGCGGTACCGGCAATCACGTGCGGCTGTTTTTCTTCCAGCCGGTACTGGCTGACGCCAGCCTGCCGGGCATATTCCTCGGCGGCTTCGCGACTGGGCACATTGACGCTGCGGCCATCTTCCAGTGTCAGCTTGAACAGCTTCAGCTCGCCCACCAGGGCCTGCGCCTGTTCGCGGGTTTCCGCCACAAAGGCATACAGCGCCAGGGCCGGCACCTTGCCGGTCCACTGCCGGTATACGGCAATGGATTGCTGGATATTGAGCGGGTCGCCATTGAAATGACCGGCATAGGCAAACTCCCAGCCCAGCCGGGCTGCCAGCCGGGCACTGTCCGGGCTGCCGCCCAGCAGGAAGCGGCCGGCGGCGACCGGGGCTTGCGGCGTGGCCTGTGCGCCGGCCAGCGGGTGGCCGACAGGCTGGCCACCGCTCAGGAAGGCGTCCAGCTCGGCCAGTTGCGTGGAGAAATCCGGTTTGCGGGCGGCATCGTGATAGTGCTGCAGGGCGAGCGTGCTGTAAGGCAGGCCACCAGGGGCCTTGCCCACGCCCAGATCCACCCGGCCCGGTGCCAGCGCCGCCAGCAGATTGAAGGTTTCCGCCACCTTGTAGGGGCTGTAGTGCTGCAGCATCACGCCGCCACTGCCCACGCGGATGCGGCTGGTATGCGCCAGGATGTGGGAGATCAGCACTTCCGGTGCCGAGCTGGCCAGCAGCGGCGTGCTGTGGTGTTCGGCTACCCAGAAGCGGTGGTAGCCCAATTGTTCGGCCAGTTTGGCCAGCGCCACGGTATGGGCCAGCGCTTCGGCCGCACTAGCGCCGGGGGGAATGGGGCTTTTATCCAGAATCGACAGTGAATAAGACATTTGTGTGCACCACTTGATTGACGCCACAAAATCTATTCCCGCCGCCATTTAATATCAATAGCAAAGCCATAAGTTAAAAAGATAAGCTTATTAATCGACCCCGTATATTTATCTTAATAAAAAAACCAGCTACTGCATGCTGAAAAAATGCTTATACCGATAATAGCAAGAACCAGCATAAATATTGCTAAGCCCTGAAACACAAAGCCGCACCATCACCACCAACCCGTCGCATTTATTACCCAGACAATATCCTTCACTCGCTGGCAATTACACAGCAGCTGATTAACTAATAATATTTTCTTGATTAATAAAACGGGAACATTGCGGAACAATAGCCATCAGCCACCGACAACGCATCCTGCACCGGCGGCCTGTGATGTTCTCTTTTCCAACTTAATCGCGACTTGATCATGAAAATAAAACTGCTCGCCCTGACCATGGCCGCACTGCCGCTGCTGGCCCATGCCGATGATGGCGTCACCGTATACGGCAAAATCGCTGGCAACCTGTCCAATGTGAAAAGCTATTCAGCCACCACCAATAACGGCCAGCCCTTCAGCAGCTGGCGGGTAGATGACAACACCTCGCGCATCGGTTTCAAGGGCAGCGAGAATCTGGGCAATGGCGTCACCGCCATCTGGCAAGTGGAAAACCGCATTCACGTCGATGGCAGCGGTACGGATACCTTCGCC is from Aquitalea aquatilis and encodes:
- a CDS encoding GNAT family N-acetyltransferase: MRDYFVYTTTTDPRASVMLAELTQEYDARYGDLFDPGGAAAEMRRYPPATFAPPHGNFLLLLRQGQAIAGGAFKRLDEHTAEFKRIWTHSQYRRQGLAGLVLQELEAQSQRQGYRHIYLTTGCRQPEAVGLYLRHGYQAQFDQDGDLEALRTLPFTKALPRLASAAVPAAHWTQLAGIAV
- a CDS encoding LLM class flavin-dependent oxidoreductase: MSYSLSILDKSPIPPGASAAEALAHTVALAKLAEQLGYHRFWVAEHHSTPLLASSAPEVLISHILAHTSRIRVGSGGVMLQHYSPYKVAETFNLLAALAPGRVDLGVGKAPGGLPYSTLALQHYHDAARKPDFSTQLAELDAFLSGGQPVGHPLAGAQATPQAPVAAGRFLLGGSPDSARLAARLGWEFAYAGHFNGDPLNIQQSIAVYRQWTGKVPALALYAFVAETREQAQALVGELKLFKLTLEDGRSVNVPSREAAEEYARQAGVSQYRLEEKQPHVIAGTAGDVRAELDSLHQSYGIREFIIDIPVAQFALRRASISLLAEAREPLAA
- a CDS encoding amino acid ABC transporter ATP-binding protein, producing the protein MAIHGVSKRFGSLTVLDEVSLDVAAGSVTVIIGPSGSGKSTLLRSINHLERVDSGFIAIDGELIGYRQQGSTLHELKEKDILQRRIEVGMVFQNFNLFPHLTVLQNLIEAPLAVRGLSRAQAEQQARQLLQRVGLADKADAWPRQLSGGQQQRVAIARALALRPKVLLFDEPTSALDPELVQEVLDVIKELARSGTTLIIVTHEIGFAREVADTVVFMEQGRIVESGHPEQLLRQPRQQRTREFLARVL
- a CDS encoding fatty acid desaturase, which encodes MYCSLQHAGLHSGRLYREGSAIPDLRDGDTAPSVPAGQSGARAWLARLELPTWLLIAVIYGGWFGTAALWRQLGPWLATPLLIVFTSWYMSLQHELIHGHPTRHGWLNAWFGLLPLAVWYPYAVYRDSHLAHHHDESLTLPGVDPETYYHATLPAGALAAGAGPGLAGHAARCGT
- a CDS encoding fatty acid desaturase gives rise to the protein MLLGPALGWLATLRAAVRSGQRQQLLVWSSHLLLLGLLLLWLRQHGIAPGYYLLCIAYPALALAMVRSFYEHRAVPDAAARSVLNEAAWPWRLLFLNLNYHLVHHLHPGLPWYRLRQAYLAERQHYQQLSGGFVEQGYLPLLWRHRRRPVIDTLHPFA
- a CDS encoding M20 aminoacylase family protein, producing MSSSLSSQLTARSEQIHAAIALANPQFVALRHELHQHPELAFAEFRTAGKVADLLRAWGYQVSTGIAGTGVVGTLRRGTGGKSLGLRADMDALPIQEATGLPYASQNAGVMHACGHDGHTAILLAAARFLALEGQFDGTLQLIFQPAEETGSGARRMIEEGLFERFPCDAVFGLHNWPGVSCGHIGCIEGPAMASVDQAHITVHGKGGHGAEPHTTVDPVLVSAHVITALQSIVARNVDPLDMGVLTVGSIHGGHASNVIPDSVELKLTARTFRPEVRSLLQQRVPALVQAQAASFGAVAEVDYRLGFPPVCNHARETAFASAVAHATLGSQRVAADFRPRTASEDFAFMLQARPGSFLFFGNGDTASLHSPRYDFNDEILPVAAAYWAGLAEHYLPVLSAPGYAPALAAPHDRDAQHA
- a CDS encoding LLM class flavin-dependent oxidoreductase; this translates as MSKPITFGIMLHGAGGHMHAWKHPSGPADASVNLQFYIDTVQKAEHNGIAFAFVADGLYINEQSIPHFLNRFEPISILSALASVTRKIGLAGTVSTSYSDPFTVARQFASLDLISGGRAGWNVVTTPLEGTALNYSRPHPEHALRYEIADEYLQVTQGLWDSWDDDALPRNRATGQFFSKDKLHTLNHKGRFFQVAGPLNISRSPQGQPVIFQAGSSDAGIGLAGKYADAVFTHAPSIEETRDFLRKVKTSAVLHARPAEAVKIFPGIAPVVAATDAEAEAKFRLIQQLLTIDDALAYLGRFFDHHDFSQYPLDEAFPELGDIGRNSFRSTTDQIKARAREHGLTLRQVALEVATPRSNFVGSGEKVAAEIIRWVDEGAADGFILGFPVVAEGLDDFITHVLPVLEASGRFQRELQGHTLRDHLGLPRKPSRYQPVAGQTEQQVA
- a CDS encoding ABC transporter substrate-binding protein → MSHSPYWTRRTLLTGLGLVLLAPWLAQAAVQVDLSAEQKARPRAKPLPAAIQQLPKDARFAKEKTFVVALASARLPLGGFANDTKTLIGADPDIAQLVADGLGRKLEIVNVAWADWPLGLQSGKYDAVISNVTVTEARKEKFDFSTYRKDLLGIYVKAGSPLKIREPKDVAGLRVVVGASTNQEQILLQWNKQNVAAGLKPVDVQYYDDDAVERLAIQSGRADAYLGPNAFYAFEAARDGKVKLSGTFSGGWPLTADIAVTTRKGSGLAPVITQIINAQIANGNYAKVLNRWGLGAEAISTSRTNPPGLPKS